A single window of Coffea eugenioides isolate CCC68of chromosome 7, Ceug_1.0, whole genome shotgun sequence DNA harbors:
- the LOC113776718 gene encoding uncharacterized protein LOC113776718, which translates to MSTHTELSDRSATTPPADTANLEVQLSEMLNKFNELSVEMSTQRRMIDQLVVSSGGIQHDPMPISQLEIEHQPPPLSHTQVIFAPSFANIPEETFTYPASSFPYTYLYPASSFPYTYPNNIQVNPASIQISQNYPDSQVPHHTTTELFMLNAAMQGKVETGESSAPIDKNLSKRLDKFDEFMRKSQGLSKPGGLDYDELCLFPDMQLPLGFKTPKFSKYDGTGNPKMHLRLFPNKLGKPVDSENLPIRLFLESLEGDALDWYSNLKPKEIRTWLDLSIAFLRQYEYNCELAPTRTTLQGTERKPSEDHKTYAKRWQKLAAKVEPRMTEEEIVRIFIKAHDPPYFEEIFRMTGCSFAAIINKLEEYDEYARAQKIINILALKSQLDALQGHNKIGKEPKFKKNERENAFVWGEDPSSIPRF; encoded by the coding sequence atgagtacacaTACTGAATTGTCTGATAGGTCCGCAACGACGCCTCCAGCAGACACTGCAAATTTGGAAGTTCAATTGAGTGAGATGTTAAACAAATTCAATGAATTGAGCGTAGAAATGTCAACCCAAAGGCGTATGATTGACCAACTGGTTGTTAGCAGTGGCGGTATCCAACATGATCCCATGCCTATTAGCCAGCTTGAAATAGAACACCAACCACCTCCTCTATCCCATACCCAAGTTATCTTTGCACCATCCTTTGCAAACATACCCGAAGAGACTTTCACCTACCCCGCCTCCAGTTTTCCATATACTTACCTCTACCCCGCCTCCAGTTTTCCGTATACTTACCCCAATAACATCCAAGTCAACCCAGCCAGCATTCAAATTTCTCAGAATTACCCAGACTCTCAAGTACCTCATCACACCACCACTGAGCTATTCATGTTGAATGCTGCTATGCAAGGAAAGGTGGAAACGGGTGAATCCTCTGCCCCAATAGACAAAAATCTGTCGAAAAGATTGGAtaaatttgatgaatttatgagaAAAAGCCAAGGATTGAGCAAGCCTGGAGGCTTGGATTATGATGAGTTGTGTCTTTTCCCAGACATGCAATTGCCTTTGGGTTTTAAAACACCCAAATTTAGTAAGTATGATGGAACTGGTAACCCCAAAATGCATCTAAGACTATTTCCAAATAAGTTGGGAAAGCCAGTAGATAGTGAAAATTTGCCAATACGTTTATTCCTAGAGAGCTTGGAAGGCGATGCCCTGGATTGGTATTCCAATTTAAAACCTAAAGAAATAAGAACATGGTTGGATTTGTCAATAGCCTTCCTGAGACAATACGAGTACAATTGTGAACTTGCTCCAACGAGGACCACGCTTCAAGGCACTGAAAGGAaaccatctgaagatcataagacatatgCCAAGCGATGGCAAAAATTGGCAGCCAAGGTGGAACCTCGGATGACAGAAGAGGAAATTGTCCGTATATTTATTAAGGCGCATGATCCACCATATTTTGAGGAGATTTTTCGCATGACCGGATGTTCATTTGCGGCAATTATCAATAAGTTAGAGGAATATGATGAATATGCCAGGGCACAAAAAATTATCAATATATTGGCCTTAAAatcacagttggatgctttgcaaggtcaTAATAAAATTGGAAAGGAGCCTAAATTCAAGAAGAATGAAAGAGAAAATGCTTTTGTGTGGGGCGAAGACCCGTCTTCTATACCCAGATTTTAG